Within Vicia villosa cultivar HV-30 ecotype Madison, WI linkage group LG1, Vvil1.0, whole genome shotgun sequence, the genomic segment ACTCACAACAAGGTTTTCAGTATTGATTGGTGATTTCCCAGAGAAGCCCTTGTCACAAATAGCGACTGCATGAGAAGCGGCAACTGCACTATCCATTGCCAACTTAGGGTTTCGGTTTTGCAAACCTTGGATTGCTTGTGGAACATCAGTTGTGATAATTGCATTGTATTGATCCACACATGACTTAAGGGCTGCCTTTTGATCGGCAGGACTACTTCCGATAAGTTGATTGATTTTGTTTAAGCCAATATCTGCTTCGCTCTTTATCGCATCGACCATGATTAGGGCTAAGCCACTCACATCTGCGGTGGAGCTTTTCGGGTCAGCAGTTAGGTACTTCATACATTGGTCATAATATGGGGTCTCTAAGCAAGTGTTATGTATTGTTTGGGCACTGTTTGGTTGAATAACTCGAGAGT encodes:
- the LOC131602217 gene encoding cell wall / vacuolar inhibitor of fructosidase 1-like, encoding MLKLFALFVCTTFVVTHSRVIQPNSAQTIHNTCLETPYYDQCMKYLTADPKSSTADVSGLALIMVDAIKSEADIGLNKINQLIGSSPADQKAALKSCVDQYNAIITTDVPQAIQGLQNRNPKLAMDSAVAASHAVAICDKGFSGKSPINTENLVVSHASTITSHICRQLVLGGGGL